One Halichoerus grypus chromosome 1, mHalGry1.hap1.1, whole genome shotgun sequence genomic region harbors:
- the ZNF556 gene encoding zinc finger protein 556, which translates to MAGGPASGSGASACRVGAGTVPLPKLGGRSSPDACAQTPAFAGLLSLQLELNPHKASYISVDGNSIIPVSMDSVVFEDVVVDFTQEERALLNPAQRKLYKDVMLETFRNLVSVDDETQLKTNGSISQQDIFGEKLSNEQKIAMFTKNDFWTSLFQENWEDQCIEDKHNNEWRHLRSHIVERLCESSKGNTCGETVSRIPNIKLYKKTPSGVKLYECSQCGKVFRHRSSLKRHKRSHTGRKLYQCEECGKAFSCSSYLRNHVKTHSGEKPYACKLCGKTFIRSHSLTGHIRSHTGEKPYECKQCGKAFSCPKSFRVHVMMHNGGKPYECKQCGKGFSCPKSFRVHMIMHTGEKPYECKQCGKAYCWLTSFQRHVRIHNGEKPYKCEKCGKAFGWPSSLHKHVRTHTEEKPINASNVGKLSVGPHASKNVRIQTGEKPYKCEKCGKTFGWSSSLHKHNRKHTGEKPINASNVGKLSVGPHASKNVRMQTREKPYKCEKCGKAFGWSSSLHKHVKNHSGEKPIIVSNAGKPSNGPHPYKTIRMQTREKPHICEKCGKTFSCPKSLHSHVRTHSQKKTYK; encoded by the exons aACTTAATCCACATAAGGCCTCCTACATCTCAGTTGATGGAAACTCCATTATTCCAGTTTCTATG GACTCAGTGGTCTTCGAGGATGTGGTTGTGGACTTCACCCAAGAGGAGCGGGCCCTGCTGAATCCTGCTCAGAGGAAGCTCTACAAAGATGTGATGCTGGAAACCTTCAGGAACCTGGTCTCAGTAG ATGATGAGACTCAACTTAAAACCAATGGGTCCATTTCTCAGCAGgatatttttggagaaaaattaTCTAATGAACAGAAAATAGCAATGTTCACAAAAAATGATTTCTGGACCTCCCTTTTTCAAGAAAATTGGGAAGACCAGTGCATTGAAGATAAGCACAACAATGAGTGGAGACATTTGAG AAGTCATATAGTGGAGAGACTCTGTGAAAGTAGCAAAGGTAATACATGTGGAGAAACTGTCAGCCGTATTCCAAATATTAAGCTGTATAAGAAAACTCCTAGTGGAGTAAAACTGTATGAATGCAGTCAGTGTGGAAAAGTCTTCAGGCATCGTTCATCCCTTAAGAGGCACAAAAGGAGTCACACTGGACGCAAACTATATCAGTGtgaggaatgtgggaaagccttcagttgTTCTTCATACCTAAGGAATCATGTGAAAACTCACagtggagagaaaccctatgcaTGTAAACTTTGTGGGAAAACATTTATTCGTTCCCATTCCCTCACTGGACATATAAGGagtcacactggagagaaaccctatgagtgTAAgcaatgtgggaaagccttcagttgTCCTAAATCCTTTCGAGTACATGTGATGATGCATAATGGTgggaaaccctatgaatgtaagcaGTGTGGAAAAGGCTTTAGCTGTCCCAAATCCTTTCGAGTACATATGATAAtgcacactggagagaaaccttatgaatgtaagCAGTGTGGGAAAGCCTACTGTTGGCTCACATCCTTTCAGAGACATGTGAGAATTCACaatggagagaaaccctataaatgtgaaaaatgtgggAAAGCATTTGGTTGGCCCTCATCCTTACATAAACATGTCAGAACGCACACTGAAGAGAAACCCATAAATGCAAGCAATGTGGGAAAACTTTCAGTTGGCCCTCATGCTTCCAAAAATGTAAGAATTCagactggagagaaaccctataagTGTGAAAAGTGTGGGAAAACATTTGGTTGGTCTTCATCCTTACACAAACATAACAGAAagcacactggagagaaacccatAAATGCAAGCAATGTGGGAAAACTTTCAGTTGGCCCTCATGCTTCCAAAAATGTAAGAATGCAGACTAGAGAAAAACCTTATAAGTGTGAAAAATGTGGGAAAGCATTTGGTTGGTCCTCATCCTTACACAAACATGTCAAAAATCACAGTGGAGAGAAGCCTATAATTGTAAGCAATGCGGGAAAGCCTTCAAATGGCCCTCATCCTTACAAAACAATAAGGATGCAGACTAGAGAGAAACCTCATATATGTGAAAAATGTGGGAAAACTTTCAGTTGTCCCAAATCCTTACATAGTCATGTGAGAACTCATAGTCAAAAGAAAACTTATAAGTAA